The segment GATGGTTCTGGTGATCCTCGGCGGCACCTATGTGCTGAGATATACCGGATGGGGCCGTGTCTGGCGGGCGGTGACGGATGATGCGCTGGCGGCCGAGCTTTGCGGCACGAGTGCCAATCGCGTCTTTCTGCTGGCTTATGTCGCCTCGGCATTGGTCGCAACCGCCTGCGGCCTGCTCGCGACCTGCTATTACGGCACGATGGATTTCGGCGCCGGGCTGATGTTTGGGCTGAAGGTGCTGATGATAGCCGCTGTCGGCGGCTATTCCGATCCGCTGAAATCGGCTGGCGGCGCGGCGTTGCTCGGCCTGTTCGAGACCATGTGGGGCGCCTACGGACCGTTCCTGTGGCGCGACTTCGTGATCTTCTCGCTGCTCGTCCTGCTGCTGGTGTTAAGCCGGCGGGAGCGTGTGGTTCCGTAAGGATCAGTCCTTATCCGCCCACTTGGCGCGCGCGGCATCGTCCGCATCCTTGGCCGAAACCCAATCGCCCTCTTTCCCGTCTTTCGCATGTTCCTTCTTCCAGAACGGCGCCGAAGTCTTCAGGAAATCCATGACGAAATTGGCGCCGTCAAAGGCTGCCTGCCGATGCGAGGCGGTGGCCACGACGAGAACGATGTTTTCTCCAGGCGCAATTTTGCCGTAGCGATGGATGGCGGTCAGGCCGCGAAGATCGAATCGCTCGATGGCGAGCGTCGCGATCCGGGTAATCTCCGCTTCCGCCATGCCGGGATAATGCTCGAGTTCCAGAGCGTCGAGCGCTCCGCCCTCGTCGCGGCAGAGGCCGGAAAAGGTGACGACCGCGCCGATATCATGACGCCCTTCCGTCAGGCGGTCGATTTCGGTTTGGAGGTCGAAATCCTCTCGCTGGACTTTGACGAATGGTAAAATCATTGGCCTGTCCCCCTTCTCCCCACCGGGGGTCCGAAGGACGGGTCGAGACCAGTGGCTCGACCCTGGTTCGTGCCCGATAGGGCGGATGAGGGGGGCGAGGAGCGGAGCGCCGAGGCCTTGAGCGGCAAGCGAAAGGCAGTCTTACGGTGCGACGCCCCCTCAACCTGCGCTAGCGCGCATCCTTCTCCCCGCTGGGGAGAAGGTAAAGCCTCTTCCAACCTCCGCGAAGCAACCATATCTCACCCACCAGTCATCGGCGGAAACAGCCCGATCTCCTTGGCGCCGAAGACCGGTTCATCATGATCGGCATGTTCCATATCGATGGCAACGCGGATCGCCTCTGGAAACTGAAGCGCGGCTTCATATTCTTCTCCCAAGCTCCTCAAATGACTCAAGAGATCGCCGACGGTCACGACATCTGCAGGGAGGGAAATCTCTTCCTCACCCTTGCCGATCCGTTCGCGCACCCAGGCGAAATAGACGAGTTTCGTCATCATTCCTCATCCACGACATGTTTCAAACCGGCGCGGAAATAATCATAGCCGGTATAGATGGTCAGCAGCGCTGCGACCCAGAGCAGGACGATGCCGATCTCCGTCGTATAGGGTAGCACCTTGTCGCCTGCCGGCCCAGCCAGCAGGAAGGCGATGGCGACGAGCTGAGCGGTCGTCTTCCATTTGGCTATGCGGGTCACCGGCACGCTGACCTTCAGCGCCGCCAGATACTCACGCAAGCCCGAGACGAGGATTTCGCGGCAAAGAATGATGATGGCAGCCCAAAGCGACCAGCCTGCGATCGTGCCATCGGCGGCCACCAGCAGCAGGATCGCAGAGACCAGCAGCTTGTCGGCGATCGGGTCGAGCATGCGGCCGATATTCGAGGTCTGGTTCCAGATGCGCGCGAGATAGCCATCCAGGAAGTCGGTGATCGAGGCGACGATGAAGATCCAGAGCGCGACCCATCGCGCAAAATCAGAGCCTTCCAGTTTTCCTTCGATGAAGAAGCACAGGACGATCAAGGGCACGCAGAGAATGCGGCCATAAGTGAGCAGATTGGGAATGCTATATGCGCGCGAAGCCATGGAAATCGTTTCGTTTCAGTTGTTTCAGCGGACCAAAATGGCCTTCCCCAAGGCGTTATTTCGTTCCAGCTATTTGATTTAGCATGATCTTATCCAAAAACCGTTCCGCACCTCTTGGGACCATGCCCTAGATGGCGGTTTGAGGAGCTTGCCGTCAATATTGTTTCTGTTTTTTCATCGTCATTGCGTGGAATTTGCGACCAGCTTTTCCTATTTCGCGGCGTCCTCGTGAAAATGGTTGTAGACCTGCCGCGCTACCGCTTCGGAAATGCCTTCGACTGCCATCAGGTCGGAGAGCGCAGCGCGCGACACCGCCTTGGCGGTGCCGAAATGCTGCAGCAGCGCCCGCTTGCGAGACGGGCCGATTCCGCCGATTTCATCCAGCGGGTTTTTCACCATCTCCTTCTTGCGTCGCGCCCGGTGCGAGCCGATGGCGAAGCGATGCGCCTCGTCGCGCATACGCTGAATGAAGTAGAGCACGGGATCTCGCGGCGGCAGGGTGAAGCTCTCGCGGGCTGGCGCAAAGAAGCGTTCGCGTCCGGCATCGCGGTCGACACCCTTGGCGACGCCGATGGCGATGACGCTGTCGGTAATTCCGAGCTCTTCGAGAATGGCGCGCACCGCCATCATCTGCCCTTGGCCGCCATCGATGAGGATCACGTCCGGCCAGGCGGGGAAGGGTCGATCCGCTGCGTCGACGGCTACGGTCTCTGCGTCGAGGTTTCGATCTGGCTTTCCCTCTTCCTTCAAAAGGCGGGAGAAGCGCCGGGTCATGACTTCGCGCATCATGCCGAAATCGTCGCCAGGCGTGATGTCGGTCGATTTGATGTTGAACTTGCGGTATTGGCCTTTAACGAACCCTTCCGGTCCGGCCACCACCATGCCGCCGACCGCATTCGTGCCCATGATGTGCGAGTTATCGTAGATCTCGACGCGCTGCGGCACATAGGGAAGCTGAAATGTCTCCTTGAAGCCTTCGAGCAGCCGCGATTGCGAGGCGGTCTCGGCAAGCTTGCGGCCATGCGCCTCGCGGGCATTGGCGACGACATGATCGACCAGATCGCGCTTCTCGCCACGCTGCGGCACCAGGATCATGACCTTGTGACCCGCCTTTTCGCTAAGCGCTGCCGCCAGCAGCTCGATCTCCTCGACCGTCTCCGATAGCAGGATCTGCTTCGGCACCGGTTTGTCGTCATAGAACTGCGCCAGAAACGCGTTCAGCACTTCGGCGCCGGAAAGCGAAGGATCGGCCTTCGGGAAATAGGCGCGGTTGCCCCAGTTCTGCCCGGTGCGGAAGAAGAAGACCTGGATGCAGGAGATGCCGCCCTCGTGATGGATAGCGAAGATATCGGCTTCATCTACCCCGGCAGGATTGATGCCCTGATGGCTCTGCACATGCGACAGTGCCGCCAGCCGGTCGCGATAGACGGCTGCGCGCTCGAAATCGAGGTCTTCGGCGGCAGCGTTCATGGCTTCCGCCATGTGCGCCTTGACGTTCTGGCTTTTGCCGGAAAGGAAGTCCTTCGCCTCCTGCACCAGCTCGGCATAGCCCTCATCGCTGATTTCGCGCGTACAAGGCCCCGAGCAGCGCTTGATCTGATAGAGCAAGCAGGGCCTCGTGCGCGTCTCGAAAACGCTGTCGGTGCAGGTGCGGATCAGAAAGGCGCGCTGCAGCGAATTGATAGTGCGGCCGACGGCGCCCGCTGAGGCGAAGGGGCCGAAATATTCACCCTTGCGGGCCCGCGCGCCGCGATGCTTGAAGATCGCCGGCGCCCGATGATCGCCAGTAATGAGAATATAGGGAAAGGACTTGTCGTCCCGCAGCAATACATTGAAGCGCGGCCGTAAGCGCTTGATCAGATTCGCTTCCAGCAGCAGTGCTTCGGTCTCGGTGCGGGTGGTGACGAACTCCATATTGGCGGTTTCGCGCACCATGCGGGCGATGCGGTTGGAATGCACACGGCCCATCGCATAGTTGGCGACGCGCTTCTTCAGGCTGCGGGCCTTGCCAACATAGAGCACGTCGCCGTCTTCATTGAACATGCGGTAGACGCCGGGATTGTTCGGCAGGCGCTTGACGAATTCCGCGATCAGCTCGGCGCCCCGAAGACCGGTTTCGTTCTTGCCGCCTTCGTTCCAGTCGACAGGCACGACGGGGGAGGCGCCGGCATCGCCTTCCACCTCGACGTCGTCTTCAATGTCTTCTGATTCGTCATAGAGAATGCCGCCGTCGGGCAGCTTTCGTCCGTTCATTCCATGCTCTCCGACACGTCAGGCGTTTCCCAGGCAAGATGCTGGCCGCCATCGAGCGCTATCATTTGGCCCGTGATCGAAGGCGTGTCAAAAAGAAAGCGGACGGTGCGACCGAATTCCTCAAGCCCGGGCGCCACCTTCAATATGAGCCCATCGATTTGCGCCTGGAAGTCCTCTTCCGTCTGGCGGACGCTGCGCACCGTCGGACCGGGACCGATGGCATTGACCCGGATATCAGGCGCAAAACTCTGCGCCATCGTCTGGGTCGCCGTCCACAGGGCAGCCTTCGACAGCGTATAGGAATAGAAGCGCGGGTTCAGCGCCCAGACGCGCTGGTCGATAATATTGACGATCACCCCCGGGATACCCTTCGGAAGCTGCCGCGCGAAATCCGCAGCGAGGATAGAGGGCGCGCGGACATGCACGGCAAAATGCGCATCGAAAGCCTCGGCATCGAAAAGATCGGCAGAATCGCCCCGGAAAACGGAGGCGTTGTTGACGAGAAGATCCAGCGGTCCCAGCTCAGCAACGGCCCTTTCGATCAGCGTCGATGTCTCCGCCGAATTTTGCAGGTCGGCCTTGATCGCCACCGCCTTTTTGCCTTGTTGCCGCAATTTCGCCACGACTTCGGCCGCCTCGTCCAGCGATTGATTGGCATGCAGCGCCACCGCAAAGCCGTTAGCCGACAAATCCTCTGCGATCGCCCGGCCTATTCTTTTTGATGCACCTGTTATCAGCGCGGTGCGTAGTTTTTCCTGGCTCAAGATGTCGCCTTTTCGTCGCCGTTACCCAACTGGCACTCATATAGGGCGTCGATACACCATATGAAAAGGTGCTTCTGTACGGCGCTCGGCAGAAGCAACTTGCGTAAAACTTCAGTTATATTTCGATAAAAATAAGTATACCTGCTTTAACCGCTCATTATGGTTAACAATTCCTCTGTTGCGCTGAAGCAACATCGAAATTCAGCCATGTCTGTGCCACAATGATATCATATTTTAGCTCTTCGAATTCCTCAATTGCATTCCAATTTCAGTCCCGATCCGGGAGGGACATCTTGTAATTGCTCGTGGTGCTTCGAGGTCAACAGTAGACGAAGAACACGGGACTGAAAGGAGAAAAGTATGCGTACTCTCATCACGACCCTTATGGTCTCTGGTTTTGCTCTCGGTGGCTTCACCGCGGCTCATGCAGCCGATGCTGTGGAGCAGGTTCCGCAGCCGCCCGTCGCTCAGGAAGCTCCGCCGGCCGTCAACAACTGGTCCGGTTTCTACATCGGTGGCGCTGGCGACTGGAATGCCGGTCACTTCAACCATAACGGCAACTCCTATGGCTTCGGCGGCCAGGCCTTCACCGGCTACAATTGGCAGCAGGGCCAGATCGTATACGGTGTTGAAGGTGACCTTGGCTATGCCGACTCCGACTCGACCCGCAATGGCCTCACTGCCAAGAACGGCGTAAACGGCTCGGTTCGCGGCCGTATCGGTTACGACTTCAACCCGTTCATGCTGTACGGCACCGCCGGTCTGGCAATCGGCCAGAACAAGCTCGAAGACGCTACCTCGTCCGAAAGCAAGACGGCTGTCGGTTACACGGTCGGCGCCGGCGCTGAAACATTCTTGACGAACAACATCACGGCTCGTCTCGAATACCGTTACACCGACTACGGCAAGAAGAATTTCAACCTCGACTCCGGCAGCTTCTCGCGCGGCTATGACGAGCAGAGCGTCAAGGTCGGTATCGGCGTCAAGTTCTGATAATTTGATGGCATAATCTGACGAAAGCCGGGGTTTGCGCCCCGGCTTTTTCCGTTTCACGGTTCTGAATATTTAAGCGCGTCCTTCGGAAAGTCCGTCGAGGCGGCGCGTTTTCGTCGATTTCGGGAAGACTGAGGCAGTCTGCCAGAGCTAATGCATGTCGCGCAAAAGTGTGCGGCGGTTTTGCGAGAACGACATGCAAAAACAAAGAGCTAAAGCGTCGGAGCGAATCTGAAAGATCGCGACGAGCTTTAAGCCTGCTGCGGTTTCATCGCCTGATAATCCGGAAAGTGCTTTTCGAACTTGCCTGCCCAATCGATCAGGTCAGCGTGGTCCGCTTCCCATTGTCCCTCGAAGCGAAGTTGCAGATAGCCCAATAGGGAAGCGAGTGCGAAATGTCCGCCGTGCAGCTTCTTGCCAATCTTTGGCGGTTCGGCATTGAGATGGGCGAGCGTGCGGCTCACCTTCGTCCACTGCCGGTCGATCCAAGGCTGGTGCTGCTTCTCCTGATCGCGCAGGCGCCGCTCGTAAACGATCGACAAGAGGCATTCGCTGGTGCCGTCGCAAAGCGCTTCCAGCACCTCGGCGTCGATGCGCTTGCTATCCTTCGCAGGATAAAGCCTCTTGCCCTTCTGCCGATGGAAATGATGCATGATGGCGCGACTGTCGAAGATCGACACGCCGTCTTCCGTCAGCAGCGTCGGGATCTTGCCGAGCGGATTGTTGTCGACCAGCACGGCCGGACCGGCATTGGTGTCGACGTGGATTTCGGTGAGGTCGATGCCGAGATAGCGGGCTGCCATCCGCACCTTGCTGGAGAAGGGGGAAGGGGGCGAGCAGAGAAGCTTCATGGGATCACCTATGTAATGTGCGAACGAAATATCAATGTTCGCCGCGCAGCCAGAAGGCGCGTTGCGAGGCGAAGCGGTCCTGCGCCAGCATATCCTTCAGGGCCGGCAGCAATGCATGCAGCTCGTCCTTCAGCGTGAAGGGTGGGTTGACGATAATGAGGCCGGAGCCGGTCAGTCCGGTGAAGCCGCGATCGCTTTTGACCGTCAGCTCGGCGCAAAGCATCTTCGGAATCTCCAGTGCCTGCAGAGTCTCGTGAAAAGCCTTGATCGGCGCATCCTTCTTGAGGGGATACCACAGACAATAGGTGCCGCCGGGAAAGCGTCGCCAGGCCTTCGCAAGGCCGTCCACCAGCCGCTCATATTCGCCGTCCTCCTCGAAAGGCGGATCGACGAGCACGATGCCACGCTTCTCCTTCGGCGGCAGATGCGCGCCGAGCGCCAGCCAGCCGTCGAGTTCGGTGATACGCGCATGATGATCGCCCTCGAACAACCGATGCAGCCGCTGGAAATCCTCCGGATGCAGCTCCATTGCGGATAGCCGGTCCTGTGGGCGAAACAGTATGCGGGCAAGCTTCGGTGAGCCGGGGTAGAACCGCAGGCCGCCTTCAGGATTGAGTTCCCGGACCGCGGTGAGATAGGGCTCCAGCAGATCGGCCACTTGCGGCACGAGCTCGGCCTCCAGCAGCCGGCCGATCCCGTCTCGCCACTCGCCGGTCTTCTGCGCTTCTTCCGAAGAGAGATCGTAGAGCCCGATACCGGCATGGGTGTCGAGGACACGGAAGGCCTTGTCCTTGTTCTGCAGATAGCGGACGAGGCGGGCAAGTACCGCGTGCTTCAGCACATCGGCGAAATTGCCCGCGTGGTAGATATGCCGATAGTTCATTGTCGGTGAAGTCCGCATGAATTGTTGCGATGGGCCAGATTATGCCTTTTGGCCGGACAGGGCATGAAATATACAAAGGCCATGAACATTGCGACCCCTATTCACGCCAAATCGCGGATCGGACACACAGCCTGTCCGCATGACTGTCCCTCCACCTGCGCGTTGGAGATCGATTTGACGGAGGATGGCCGGATCGGCCGCGTGCGCGGCGCGGGCGACCATTCCTACACGTCGGGCGTCATCTGCGCCAAGGTCGCCCGCTATGCCGAGCGGCTCTACCATCCGGACCGGCTGATAAAGCCGCTGCGCCGCGCCGGCGCCAAGGGAGAGGGCCGCTGGCAGGAGATCTCCTGGGACGACGCGCTGGACGAAATCGCCAATGCCTTCGTCAAGGCTGAGGCAAAAGACGGCAGCGAGGCGATCTGGCCCTATTATTACGCCGGCACCATGGGCTGGGTTCAGCGTGATTCCATCAATCGGCTGCGGCATGCGAAGCGATATTCCGGCTTCTTTTCCTCGATCTGCACCAACCCGGCCTGGACGGGCTTCACCATGGCGACGGGTACGCTGCGCGGCCCCGATCCGCGTGAGATGGGCTACACCGATTGCGTGGTCATCTGGGGCACCAACGCGGTCTCGACCCAGGTCAATGTGATGACGCATGCGGTGAAGTCGCGCAAGGAGCGCGGCGCCAAGATCGTCGTCATCGATATCTACGACAATCCGACGATGAAGCAGGCCGACATGGCGCTGATCGTCAAGCCGGGCACCGATGCCGCGCTCGCCTGCGCCGTGATGCACATCGCCTTCCGCGACGGTCATGCCGATCGGGCTTACATGGCCAAGTATGCCGACGATCCGACCGGCCTTGAGCAGCATCTGAAGACGAAGACGCCGGAATGGGCGGCTGCGATCACCGGCCTGTCCGTCGATGAGATCGAAGCCTTCGCCAAGCTCGTCGGCACGACAAAGAAGACCTATTTCCGCCTCGGCTATGGCTTTACCCGGCAACGCAACGGTGCGGTCGCGATGCACGCGGCGGCCTCGATCGCCACGGTCCTCGGCTCCTGGCAATATGAGGGCGGCGGTGCGTTCCATTCCAACAGCGATATTTTTCGCATGGACGCGAGCGAGCTGACGGGCCGGTCGATGCTGGACTCGGATATCCGTATGATCGACCAGTCGCAGATCGGTCGGGCTTTGACCGGCGACGCCGTCGCTTTGCGCCACCGCGGCCCGGTGACCGCCATGCTGATCCAGAACACCAACCCGGTGAACATCGCGCCGGAACAGCGACTGGTGAAGCGCGGCTTTGCCCGCAACGATCTTTTCGTTGCCGTGCATGAACAATTCATGACCGACACCGCTGAAATGGCCGATATCGTCATCCCCGCCACCATGTTCGTTGAGCATGACGACATCTACCGCGCCGGCGGGCAGAACCATATCCTGCTTGGCCCGAAGCTGGTCGAGCCGCCGCCGGCGGTTCGCAGCAATCTCTTCGTCATCGAGGAACTGGCCAAGCGCCTCGGCGTCGCCGACCGCCCCGGTTTCGGGTTTTCAGCCCGCGAGATGATCGACCGCATTCTGGAGCGAAGCGGCCTGCCGGATTACGATCATTTCCTTGAGCATAAATGGTTCGATCGCCAGCCGGTTTTTGAGGAGGCGCATTTCCTCAATGGTTTCGCTCATCCCGACGGCAAGTTCCGCTTCCGTCCGGATTGGGTCAACCAGCCGGCTCCGAACCGGCCGCCGGAAGCTGTCGGTCTGCTCGGCCCCCATATCGAGCTCCCGCAGTTTCCGGACCAGGTCGACGTCATCGAAGTTGCAGATCCCGATCATCCGTTCCGGCTTGCCACATCGCCGTCGCGCAATTTCTTGAATTCGAGCTTTTCGGAAACGAAGACCTCTCGCCAGAAGGAAGGCCGCCCGGAAGTGATGATTAATCCGGCGGACGCCGCAGCGTTGGGCATCGCCCATGGCGACCTCGTTCAGCTCGGCAATCTCAGAGGCGATATCCGCATCCATGCGCGCATCACCACCGAAGTGAAGCCGGGCGTGCTGATTGCCGAGGGGCTGTGGCCGAACAAGGCGCATGTCGATGGCGAAGGGATCAATGTTCTGACCGGTGCCGATCCTGTCGCTCCCTATGGCGGCGCGGCCGTCCACGATAACAAGGTGTGGTTGCGGAAGGGTAGAGCATGAACAAGTTCGACAAGGCGAAGGTCGAGATCGTCAGCGAGAAGACGCTTTCCGACCAATGGACGCGGCTCAGCACCTTCGACATCGACTACACGGATTCGACGGGCGACACGCATCGGGTAAAGCGGGAAATCTATCACCGCACGCCGGCCGCCTGCATCCTGCTCTATGATCCTAAGCGCGAAAAGGTCATCCTCGTGCGGCAATTCCGTTTGCCGGCCCATCTCACCGGCTTTCCCGCCTGGATGATCGAAGTGCCCGCCGGCTTGCTCGATGGCGATCATCCGGAAGAGGCGATCCGCCGCGAGGCAATGGAGGAAACCGGCTTCCGTGTTCGTGATGTCCGCTTTCTGTTCAAAGCATTCACCTCGCCGGGCGCCATCACTGAGATCATCCATTTCTTTGCCGCTGTGGTCGATACCACGGACCGCATCGGCAACGGCGGCGGGCTCGCCCACGAGCACGAGGATATCGAGGTGCTCGAAGTGCCGCTTGCCGAAACCATGGCGATGATCGAAGCGGGCGAAATCTACGACGCCAAGACGATCATGCTGCTGCAATGGGCAATGTTGAACAAGGCAAGCCTGAAATAGGCCGCCCAGAAGCGTGCAGGCGCTGTCAAAATCGATGCCGTAGCTTTCATTATGATGTCACGAATCGCGACTACCGAGGAGCGCTCACCGGAATAGGGCCGGACCACCATACCTCCAAAACGATTGATGCTATTTCAGGAGAAAGCCGATGTGGCTCAGCAATTTCACGCTCGTTCTTCCCGGTGAAGTCGTCGATCAAGGCTCTGTTCGCATCGAGGATGGCGTGATCGCTGAGATCCGGCCCGAGCTGGTGGAGGCTGCGACGTTCGATGGCGGCGGACGGCTGCTGATGCCGGGCTTCGTCGATCTGCACGGCGACATGATCGAGCGCGAAATCGCGCCGCGGCCGAATGCGACGATGCCGATCGATTTCGGTATCCATGAACTCGACAAGAAACTCGCGGCAGCCGGTGTCACCACCGCCTATGCCGCCGTCTCCTTCGCCACCGAAAGCGTCTACGGGCACGTGCGCTCGCTGGAAACCACCTCGGCGGTGATCAAGGGCATCAACAGCCTAAGAGACCATCTGCTAATCGACCATCGCGTCCATGCCCGCTACGAGATCACCAATGTCGGCGCGGCGCCGACGCTGGAGCGGCTGCTGGAAGATGGTTTCGTCGATATGGTGTCGCTGACGGACCATACGCCGGGGCAGGGGCAATACAACAATATCGAAAGTTATATCCTCAGCATGTCCGAGCGCCGCGGCATCACCCGCGAAGCTGCCGAGGAAGTGCTGGCACGCCGCATCGCGATGCGGCAGGACCCGGCTATCGAACACAAGCTTCGCGATATCGTCGGCCTGTCCTTGAAGCACAGGCTTTCGCTCGCCTCGCATGACGATGACAGCGCGGAAAAGGTGGCCGAAATGTTCGATCTCGGTGTCACGATCAGCGAATTCCCGGTGACGCTGCCGGCCGCCGAAGAGGCCCGCCGTCGCGGCCTCTGGACGCTGATGGGCGCGCCGAATGCTTTGCGCGGCCAATCCATGTCCGGAAATCTGAGTGCGCTCGATGCCGCCGGCGCCGGCCTGCTTGGCATCATCGCCGCCGATTATCACCCGGCCGCTTTCGTCCCGGCGATTTTCAAGATCGCCGACGTCGTCAATGGCGGTCTCCTGGCAGCCGTGGCCATGGCGACGGCCAATGCCGCGCGGGCGGCGGGACTCACGGATCGCGGCGAGATCGCCGTCGGCCAGAAGGCCGATCTGGTGGCCGTCGAGCATGGCGCTGTTCACCGCATCCGCGCAACCTTCCGCAACGGCCGCGTCGTCTACAGCGACGGCACGCTGCATCCGTTGATGGTAATGGCTGCGTAAAGGAAACGCTGTTAGATCTGGTCGATATCACCGAGTAGTGACATGATTTGAGGCCCGCGGGCGACGGGTGTTTTGGCGGCGGCAATTGCCTTGCCACCCTCCATGCGCACCTTGCCCTCAGCCAGCAGCCGCAGCGACTGCGGATAGAGCTGGTGCTCGATCGTCAGCACGCGGGCGGCAAGCGTTTCGGCCGTATCGTCGGTCAGCACCGGCACGGCAGCCTGGCCGATCGCCGGGCCTTCGTCCATGCCCTCGGTGACGAAATGCACGGTGCAGCCGGCGATCCGCTGGCCCGCGTCGATGGCGCGCTGATGCGTGTGCAGGCCGGGGAAAAGCGGCAGCAGCGACGGGTGGATGTTGATGATCCGGCCTTCATAGCGCTGGATGAAGCGGCCGGAGAGCAGGCGCATATAACCGGCAAGGCAGATGATGTCGGGCGCCAGCGCATCAAGCTGCGCGAGGATCGCCTCCTCATGCGCATCCTTGCTGTCAAAATCCTTGCGCACGAAGGCAAAGGTGGAGATGCCCTCTGCAGAGGCTTTCGTCAGACCGCCCGCATCTGCTTTGTCGGAAATCACGCCGACGATTTCGGCCGGATAATCCGAAGCCGCCGCAGCCTTGACCAGCGCCATCATGTTGGAGCCGCTGCCCGAGATGAAGACGACGACGCGTTTGCGGCTTGAACTCATATTGCCAGCGTACCCTTGTAGACGGTGCCGGCGGCACCTTCGTCGCGAGCGATCATACGGCCCAGCGTGACGATGCTTTCACCTTCGGCCTCAAGTGCTGCCCGGACGGCATCGACATTCTCGGCCGCGACGACGGCAATCATGCCGATGCCGCAGTTGAAGGTGCGCAGCATTTCCTTGGCTTCGACGCCGCCTGTCTTGGCGAGCCAGGAGAAGACCGGCGGCACCTTGACGGCGGCAAGGTCGATCTCGGCGGCAAGATGCTTCGGCAGTACCCGCGGAATATTCTCCGGGAAGCCGCCGCCGGTGATATGGGCGAGGGCCTTGACGGCACGTGTCTCGCGGATCGCCTTCAAAAGCGGCTTCACATAGATGCGCGTCGGCGTCAGCAAGGCTTCGCCGAGCACCTTGCCATCGGCAAAGGGGGCAGGCGCGTCCCAACCAAGGCCGGAGAGGCTGACGATCTTACGCACCAGCGAAAAGCCATTCGAGTGAACACCGGAGGACGCGAGGCC is part of the Rhizobium sp. CB3090 genome and harbors:
- a CDS encoding molybdenum cofactor biosynthesis protein MoaE; translation: MILPFVKVQREDFDLQTEIDRLTEGRHDIGAVVTFSGLCRDEGGALDALELEHYPGMAEAEITRIATLAIERFDLRGLTAIHRYGKIAPGENIVLVVATASHRQAAFDGANFVMDFLKTSAPFWKKEHAKDGKEGDWVSAKDADDAARAKWADKD
- the moaD gene encoding molybdopterin converting factor subunit 1, with protein sequence MTKLVYFAWVRERIGKGEEEISLPADVVTVGDLLSHLRSLGEEYEAALQFPEAIRVAIDMEHADHDEPVFGAKEIGLFPPMTGG
- the pgsA gene encoding CDP-diacylglycerol--glycerol-3-phosphate 3-phosphatidyltransferase; protein product: MASRAYSIPNLLTYGRILCVPLIVLCFFIEGKLEGSDFARWVALWIFIVASITDFLDGYLARIWNQTSNIGRMLDPIADKLLVSAILLLVAADGTIAGWSLWAAIIILCREILVSGLREYLAALKVSVPVTRIAKWKTTAQLVAIAFLLAGPAGDKVLPYTTEIGIVLLWVAALLTIYTGYDYFRAGLKHVVDEE
- the uvrC gene encoding excinuclease ABC subunit UvrC translates to MNGRKLPDGGILYDESEDIEDDVEVEGDAGASPVVPVDWNEGGKNETGLRGAELIAEFVKRLPNNPGVYRMFNEDGDVLYVGKARSLKKRVANYAMGRVHSNRIARMVRETANMEFVTTRTETEALLLEANLIKRLRPRFNVLLRDDKSFPYILITGDHRAPAIFKHRGARARKGEYFGPFASAGAVGRTINSLQRAFLIRTCTDSVFETRTRPCLLYQIKRCSGPCTREISDEGYAELVQEAKDFLSGKSQNVKAHMAEAMNAAAEDLDFERAAVYRDRLAALSHVQSHQGINPAGVDEADIFAIHHEGGISCIQVFFFRTGQNWGNRAYFPKADPSLSGAEVLNAFLAQFYDDKPVPKQILLSETVEEIELLAAALSEKAGHKVMILVPQRGEKRDLVDHVVANAREAHGRKLAETASQSRLLEGFKETFQLPYVPQRVEIYDNSHIMGTNAVGGMVVAGPEGFVKGQYRKFNIKSTDITPGDDFGMMREVMTRRFSRLLKEEGKPDRNLDAETVAVDAADRPFPAWPDVILIDGGQGQMMAVRAILEELGITDSVIAIGVAKGVDRDAGRERFFAPARESFTLPPRDPVLYFIQRMRDEAHRFAIGSHRARRKKEMVKNPLDEIGGIGPSRKRALLQHFGTAKAVSRAALSDLMAVEGISEAVARQVYNHFHEDAAK
- a CDS encoding SDR family oxidoreductase; translation: MSQEKLRTALITGASKRIGRAIAEDLSANGFAVALHANQSLDEAAEVVAKLRQQGKKAVAIKADLQNSAETSTLIERAVAELGPLDLLVNNASVFRGDSADLFDAEAFDAHFAVHVRAPSILAADFARQLPKGIPGVIVNIIDQRVWALNPRFYSYTLSKAALWTATQTMAQSFAPDIRVNAIGPGPTVRSVRQTEEDFQAQIDGLILKVAPGLEEFGRTVRFLFDTPSITGQMIALDGGQHLAWETPDVSESME
- a CDS encoding outer membrane protein, translating into MRTLITTLMVSGFALGGFTAAHAADAVEQVPQPPVAQEAPPAVNNWSGFYIGGAGDWNAGHFNHNGNSYGFGGQAFTGYNWQQGQIVYGVEGDLGYADSDSTRNGLTAKNGVNGSVRGRIGYDFNPFMLYGTAGLAIGQNKLEDATSSESKTAVGYTVGAGAETFLTNNITARLEYRYTDYGKKNFNLDSGSFSRGYDEQSVKVGIGVKF
- a CDS encoding glutathione S-transferase, which codes for MKLLCSPPSPFSSKVRMAARYLGIDLTEIHVDTNAGPAVLVDNNPLGKIPTLLTEDGVSIFDSRAIMHHFHRQKGKRLYPAKDSKRIDAEVLEALCDGTSECLLSIVYERRLRDQEKQHQPWIDRQWTKVSRTLAHLNAEPPKIGKKLHGGHFALASLLGYLQLRFEGQWEADHADLIDWAGKFEKHFPDYQAMKPQQA
- a CDS encoding 23S rRNA (adenine(2030)-N(6))-methyltransferase RlmJ; the encoded protein is MNYRHIYHAGNFADVLKHAVLARLVRYLQNKDKAFRVLDTHAGIGLYDLSSEEAQKTGEWRDGIGRLLEAELVPQVADLLEPYLTAVRELNPEGGLRFYPGSPKLARILFRPQDRLSAMELHPEDFQRLHRLFEGDHHARITELDGWLALGAHLPPKEKRGIVLVDPPFEEDGEYERLVDGLAKAWRRFPGGTYCLWYPLKKDAPIKAFHETLQALEIPKMLCAELTVKSDRGFTGLTGSGLIIVNPPFTLKDELHALLPALKDMLAQDRFASQRAFWLRGEH